A region from the Candidatus Paceibacterota bacterium genome encodes:
- a CDS encoding DUF262 domain-containing protein encodes MKTILKTNITVKEICDGFVYNELEGKGLFGLSGKLTIQPEYQRNYIYASDGGKKEMAVIGSVLKEYPIGLIYFNKVSDSNLEVLDGQQRITSLGRFITDKFAIKDENGMEQYFSGLAKNKQSKILNTTLTIYECKGEESEIKEWFKTINIAGVPLNNQELLNAVYSGPFVTLGKEEFSNSQNANIQKWSAYISGSANRQEFLECALDWVSKGNIGDYMSRHRFDKNITELKKYFNSVIDWVSSIFTDVESEMRGLEWGRLYEEYHKKSYNPAKVSAEVQKLYADPYVKNRKGIFEYILGGSVDTKLLEVRVFDEATKKAVYATQTAKAEKKGESNCPHCAIGHDANKNKIWGLGEMDADHVAAWSKGGTTTAKNCQMLCKTHNRAKGNR; translated from the coding sequence ATGAAAACAATTTTAAAAACCAACATCACTGTCAAAGAAATTTGTGATGGATTTGTCTATAACGAACTTGAAGGTAAGGGTTTGTTTGGTTTGTCTGGTAAGCTGACTATTCAACCAGAATACCAACGTAATTATATTTATGCGTCTGATGGTGGTAAAAAAGAGATGGCCGTCATTGGATCAGTTCTCAAAGAGTACCCAATAGGATTAATCTATTTTAATAAAGTAAGCGACAGCAACCTAGAAGTTCTAGACGGCCAGCAACGCATCACCAGTCTTGGGCGGTTTATAACTGATAAGTTCGCCATCAAAGACGAAAATGGTATGGAGCAATATTTTTCAGGTCTTGCAAAAAATAAGCAATCTAAAATATTGAATACAACTCTAACTATTTATGAATGTAAGGGTGAAGAAAGCGAGATAAAAGAATGGTTTAAAACAATAAATATTGCTGGTGTTCCACTTAATAATCAGGAATTACTTAATGCGGTGTATTCTGGACCGTTTGTAACGCTCGGCAAAGAAGAATTTAGTAATAGTCAAAACGCTAACATCCAAAAATGGAGTGCATATATATCTGGTAGCGCCAATCGGCAGGAATTTTTGGAATGTGCTCTAGACTGGGTAAGTAAAGGCAATATCGGCGATTATATGAGTCGTCATCGTTTTGATAAAAATATTACTGAGCTTAAAAAATATTTCAACAGTGTGATTGACTGGGTGTCTAGTATATTTACTGACGTTGAAAGCGAGATGCGCGGACTTGAATGGGGGCGACTTTACGAGGAGTATCACAAAAAATCATATAATCCAGCTAAAGTATCAGCTGAAGTTCAAAAGCTCTACGCTGATCCGTATGTAAAAAATCGCAAAGGGATTTTTGAGTATATTCTTGGTGGTTCCGTTGACACGAAATTGCTTGAAGTCCGAGTTTTTGACGAAGCGACCAAAAAAGCTGTTTATGCAACACAAACCGCCAAGGCAGAGAAAAAGGGAGAATCAAATTGTCCGCATTGCGCTATTGGGCATGACGCTAATAAGAATAAGATTTGGGGTTTGGGCGAGATGGACGCTGACCATGTAGCGGCCTGGAGCAAGGGAGGCACAACTACAGCTAAGAATTGTCAGATGCTTTGCAAGACACATAATCGAGCAAAAGGAAACCGATAA
- a CDS encoding type II toxin-antitoxin system HigB family toxin: MKLIGIQPLRDFVNIHADSRSQIESWEAEVEEAQWGTPHDLKSKYPKASILKDQNVIFDICRNKYRLWVKMSYKNQTILIKKIGTHKEYDKWQII; encoded by the coding sequence ATGAAATTAATAGGCATACAACCATTGAGGGACTTCGTGAATATACATGCTGATTCGCGATCGCAAATTGAATCATGGGAGGCTGAAGTTGAAGAAGCCCAATGGGGTACGCCGCATGATCTCAAGAGCAAATATCCAAAAGCAAGTATTTTAAAGGACCAGAATGTAATTTTCGACATTTGTAGGAATAAATATAGGTTATGGGTAAAGATGAGTTATAAAAATCAAACCATTTTAATAAAAAAAATCGGCACCCACAAAGAATACGATAAATGGCAAATAATTTAG
- a CDS encoding ImmA/IrrE family metallo-endopeptidase codes for MANNLVKNMDAIKIIKTEEDYQKALKMAEWLIVRDPNPDSPEGEQLRLLTTLIEDYESQTFPKTLPDPVEAIKFRMEQANLKPADLIPYIGSRGRVSEILSGKRQLTLDMVRALSTGLGIPAKVLIQKPTRPELQNWDTGLIRTMEQRGYFGKKTLKKYNKSELINSFFEMFGNFQPAVLYRKTSFRSSPRTDNNALIAWGLRASRKAEQIKTSVKYKKGTVNLKFMQDVLRFSTQDDGPLLARDYLKKHGIKLVIEPHLPKTHLDGATFIADKNNPVIGLTIRHDRPDNFWFTLMHELAHVALHYENETEYFYDEKIQEKDGIQIDDQEKAADELAEESILPRSKWETSAAKRTPNQFSTLDLANELGVQAAVIAGMIRFKHKKFYYLNEMIYDENLKIKKFFPEEFTEQI; via the coding sequence ATGGCAAATAATTTAGTAAAAAATATGGACGCAATTAAAATTATAAAAACTGAAGAAGACTACCAAAAAGCCCTTAAAATGGCAGAATGGCTAATTGTTCGTGATCCAAATCCAGATTCTCCAGAAGGAGAACAATTAAGACTCCTTACTACTCTCATAGAGGACTATGAATCTCAAACCTTTCCTAAAACTCTCCCTGATCCGGTTGAGGCGATAAAATTTAGAATGGAACAAGCCAATCTTAAACCCGCTGATTTAATTCCTTATATAGGCAGCCGTGGTCGTGTTTCAGAAATTCTTTCTGGCAAACGCCAACTTACACTTGATATGGTTAGAGCGCTTTCCACGGGACTTGGTATACCAGCGAAGGTATTAATACAAAAGCCAACACGACCAGAATTACAAAATTGGGATACGGGCCTTATAAGAACAATGGAGCAACGAGGTTATTTTGGTAAAAAAACTCTTAAAAAATATAATAAATCAGAACTTATAAATAGCTTCTTTGAGATGTTTGGAAATTTCCAGCCAGCCGTTTTGTATCGAAAAACTAGCTTTCGTTCTTCGCCCCGTACCGACAATAATGCTTTGATCGCATGGGGCCTGCGAGCATCGCGGAAAGCTGAGCAAATAAAAACTTCCGTTAAATACAAAAAGGGTACGGTAAACCTTAAATTTATGCAAGATGTTCTGCGATTCAGCACACAAGACGACGGTCCCTTACTTGCGCGTGATTATCTCAAAAAGCACGGCATCAAACTAGTGATAGAACCACATCTTCCTAAGACACACTTAGATGGCGCTACATTTATCGCTGATAAGAACAATCCTGTCATTGGTCTTACTATTCGTCATGATCGTCCCGATAATTTCTGGTTTACATTAATGCATGAACTTGCTCACGTTGCGCTACACTATGAAAATGAAACTGAATATTTCTATGACGAAAAAATTCAAGAGAAAGATGGAATACAAATTGACGACCAAGAAAAAGCCGCTGACGAACTCGCGGAAGAATCAATTTTACCCAGAAGTAAATGGGAGACAAGTGCTGCTAAACGAACGCCGAACCAATTTTCTACATTGGATTTAGCCAATGAATTGGGTGTACAAGCTGCGGTTATCGCGGGAATGATTCGATTCAAACATAAAAAATTCTATTATTTAAACGAAATGATTTATGACGAAAATCTTAAGATTAAAAAATTCTTCCCTGAAGAATTCACAGAACAAATATGA